One genomic window of Nakamurella panacisegetis includes the following:
- a CDS encoding sensor histidine kinase, whose translation MRTAKRWWRAATGPLGRDVAVTALSMVYTVVSVFIDVPSFGGSTPKWLVAVLGVLGTAALLLRRRYPIRVGLLGIPVVLLTGNPLPTGFALMRVAIVRRDRVLVAATVIAATAFAAPVPGSGQHFDANALIGGTVGALIFALWGAYIGVRRDLITSLQERADRAEAEREIRAEQARLAERARIAGEMHDVLAHKMSLIALQAGGLEVNAAAGPEVVERTAALLRVTARQALEDLREVLGVLRSDGQELRPQPELGDLEPLVESSRAAGVPVSLDVTVPVTPPAAVGRAVYRIVQECLTNVHKHARGAATTITVTQEGSAITTVVTNRRPVSAGSLLPGAGSGLIGLRERISVLGGTLRSGQDPDGGWTVVAVIPVGAQRVLTA comes from the coding sequence ATGCGGACGGCGAAGCGGTGGTGGCGGGCGGCGACCGGCCCGCTCGGCCGCGACGTCGCGGTGACGGCGTTGTCGATGGTCTACACCGTGGTGTCGGTCTTCATCGATGTCCCGTCCTTCGGCGGCAGCACCCCGAAGTGGCTGGTCGCCGTTCTCGGTGTCCTGGGCACGGCCGCCCTGCTCCTGCGGCGGCGCTACCCGATCCGGGTGGGTCTGCTGGGCATCCCGGTGGTGTTGCTCACCGGCAATCCGTTGCCGACCGGTTTCGCCCTGATGCGGGTGGCGATCGTGCGCCGGGATCGGGTGCTGGTGGCCGCGACGGTGATCGCGGCGACGGCGTTCGCCGCCCCGGTGCCCGGTTCGGGTCAGCATTTCGACGCCAACGCGCTGATCGGCGGCACCGTCGGTGCGTTGATCTTCGCGTTGTGGGGCGCCTACATCGGGGTGCGCCGCGATCTGATCACCTCCCTGCAGGAGCGGGCCGATCGGGCCGAGGCCGAACGGGAGATCAGGGCCGAGCAGGCCCGGTTGGCCGAGCGAGCTCGGATCGCCGGCGAGATGCATGACGTACTCGCGCACAAGATGTCCCTGATCGCCCTGCAGGCCGGCGGACTGGAGGTCAACGCGGCCGCCGGTCCGGAGGTGGTGGAGCGGACCGCGGCCCTGCTCCGGGTGACCGCCCGGCAGGCCCTGGAGGATCTCCGCGAGGTACTCGGTGTGCTGCGTTCCGACGGGCAGGAGCTCCGCCCGCAACCGGAACTGGGCGACCTGGAACCGCTGGTCGAGTCGTCGCGGGCGGCCGGGGTGCCCGTGTCGCTGGACGTCACCGTGCCGGTGACGCCGCCGGCCGCCGTCGGCCGGGCCGTGTACCGGATCGTCCAGGAGTGCCTGACCAACGTGCACAAGCACGCCCGCGGCGCCGCCACCACCATCACCGTCACCCAGGAGGGCAGCGCCATCACCACGGTCGTCACCAACCGTCGGCCGGTATCGGCCGGCAGCCTGCTGCCAGGCGCCGGATCGGGACTGATCGGCCTTCGCGAACGCATCTCGGTCCTCGGCGGCACCCTCCGGTCGGGTCAGGACCCGGACGGCGGCTGGACCGTCGTCGCCGTGATCCCGGTCGGGGCGCAACGGGTGTTGACCGCATGA
- a CDS encoding response regulator — protein MIRVLVVDDDALVRAGLTMILSSADDLEIVGEAADGAEVPAAVARYRPDVVLMDIRMPTVDGLEATQRLRATANAPKVVVLTTFDLDDFVFRALQAGAAGFLLKDTPPRELIQAIRVVAAGEAMLSPTVTRTLIGHFAADRRDDRRSVARQRIAGLTPRELEALTAVGRGLSNAEIGRELFLSEATVKTHVSRLLLKLGVANRVQVAILAHEAGLLET, from the coding sequence ATGATCCGGGTTCTGGTGGTGGACGACGACGCCCTGGTCCGGGCCGGTCTGACCATGATCCTGTCCTCGGCCGACGACCTGGAGATCGTGGGCGAGGCGGCCGACGGCGCCGAGGTGCCGGCCGCCGTCGCCCGGTACCGCCCCGATGTCGTGCTGATGGACATCCGGATGCCGACGGTCGACGGGCTGGAGGCGACCCAGCGCCTGCGGGCCACCGCGAATGCGCCGAAGGTGGTGGTGCTGACCACCTTCGACCTCGACGATTTCGTGTTCCGGGCCCTGCAGGCCGGCGCGGCCGGGTTCCTGCTCAAGGACACCCCACCCCGTGAGCTGATCCAGGCCATCCGCGTGGTGGCCGCCGGTGAGGCGATGCTGTCGCCGACGGTCACCCGCACGCTGATCGGGCACTTCGCCGCCGACCGCCGGGACGACCGCAGAAGCGTTGCACGGCAACGCATCGCCGGCCTCACGCCCCGGGAACTGGAGGCGCTGACGGCCGTTGGTCGTGGCCTGTCGAACGCCGAGATCGGCCGCGAGCTCTTCCTGTCCGAAGCCACGGTGAAGACGCACGTCTCCCGATTGCTGCTCAAACTCGGTGTGGCCAATCGGGTCCAGGTGGCGATCCTGGCCCACGAGGCCGGGCTGCTGGAGACCTGA
- a CDS encoding cytochrome P450, with translation MTEAFMPLMRNGLDPVPWLAQRQLEQPVSRLEFPFGISAYLVTGYDDVRSVIGDTKSFSNDFSNVVASTAGQATAAQDPGGLGFSDPPQHTKLRKALTPEFTVRRLARLVPRIEQIVAQQLDVMEARRATGSVDLVETFAMPIPSLVICELLDVPYPDRADFQRLSGSRFDIFGGAGTGLDAISESLTFMRELVAAQRQVPGDGLLGMLIREHGDELSDAELAGLADGLLVGGHETTASMLALGVVLLLQHPDVAAALRADDEATGPTVEEMLRYLTVVQLAFPRFAKQDMELGGQSIKAGEMVLCSLSGANRDPALGENLQSFDPRHLSPHLAFGYGAHRCVGAELARMELRIAYPALLRRFPGLRLATEPDQITFHEYSVVHGVDDLPVTW, from the coding sequence ATGACCGAAGCATTCATGCCGTTGATGCGGAACGGGCTGGACCCGGTGCCGTGGCTGGCCCAGCGTCAGCTGGAGCAGCCGGTCAGCCGGCTGGAGTTCCCGTTCGGCATCTCGGCCTACCTGGTGACCGGCTACGACGACGTGCGCTCGGTGATCGGCGACACGAAGTCGTTCAGCAACGACTTCAGCAATGTGGTGGCCTCCACCGCTGGGCAGGCGACGGCGGCTCAGGACCCGGGCGGGCTGGGGTTCAGCGACCCGCCCCAGCACACGAAACTCCGGAAGGCGCTGACGCCGGAGTTCACGGTGCGGCGGCTGGCCCGGTTGGTGCCCCGGATCGAGCAGATCGTGGCCCAGCAGCTGGACGTGATGGAGGCGCGGCGGGCCACGGGAAGCGTCGACCTGGTCGAGACCTTCGCCATGCCGATCCCGTCGCTGGTCATCTGCGAACTGCTCGATGTGCCGTATCCCGATCGCGCGGACTTCCAGCGGCTCAGCGGTTCCCGCTTCGACATCTTCGGCGGCGCCGGCACCGGCCTCGACGCGATCAGCGAATCCCTGACCTTCATGCGGGAACTGGTGGCCGCCCAGCGGCAGGTGCCCGGTGACGGCCTGCTGGGCATGCTGATCCGCGAGCACGGCGACGAGCTGTCCGACGCCGAACTGGCCGGCCTGGCCGATGGTCTGCTGGTCGGCGGCCACGAGACGACGGCGAGCATGCTCGCGCTCGGTGTGGTGCTGCTGCTGCAGCATCCGGACGTGGCGGCCGCGCTGCGCGCCGATGACGAGGCCACCGGTCCCACCGTCGAGGAGATGTTGCGGTATCTGACCGTCGTGCAGCTGGCCTTCCCGCGGTTCGCCAAGCAGGACATGGAGTTGGGGGGTCAGTCGATCAAGGCGGGCGAGATGGTGCTGTGCTCGCTCTCCGGTGCGAACCGTGACCCGGCGCTCGGCGAGAACCTGCAGTCCTTCGATCCCCGCCACCTGTCCCCGCACCTGGCCTTCGGCTACGGCGCGCACCGCTGCGTCGGCGCCGAACTGGCCCGGATGGAACTGCGGATCGCCTACCCGGCCCTGCTGCGGCGGTTCCCCGGACTACGGCTGGCCACCGAGCCGGATCAGATCACGTTCCACGAGTACTCGGTGGTGCACGGCGTGGACGACCTGCCCGTCACCTGGTAG
- a CDS encoding N-acetylmuramoyl-L-alanine amidase: MAIDPGHNGANESHPEIINQMIDGGYGQRHVCNTTGTQTDAGYPEHEFAWNVATYLRPMLEAKGITVVMTRSNDSSVGPCTDKRAAIENNADADAVVSIHGDGAPSDVEGFYVLTATRPPAGATIAAASLRLASCIAAGVKGVGFPPSNTLGSGGLWKRDDLTGLNRSTRPKILIECGNMRNPTEAGLMSSDSGQRRYAQGLADGVFEFLRGGGSAS; this comes from the coding sequence GTGGCCATCGATCCCGGCCACAACGGCGCCAACGAGAGCCACCCGGAGATCATCAACCAGATGATCGACGGCGGATACGGTCAGCGGCACGTCTGCAACACCACCGGCACCCAGACCGACGCCGGCTACCCGGAGCACGAGTTCGCCTGGAACGTCGCCACCTACCTCCGGCCGATGTTGGAGGCGAAAGGCATCACCGTGGTGATGACCCGATCGAACGACTCGAGCGTCGGCCCCTGCACCGACAAGCGGGCGGCCATCGAGAACAACGCCGACGCCGACGCGGTGGTGTCCATCCACGGCGACGGTGCGCCGTCCGACGTCGAAGGCTTCTACGTCCTGACGGCGACCCGGCCCCCGGCCGGAGCGACGATTGCTGCGGCGTCGTTGCGCCTGGCCTCCTGCATCGCGGCGGGCGTCAAGGGGGTCGGCTTCCCGCCGTCCAACACGTTGGGCAGCGGGGGCCTGTGGAAACGGGACGACCTGACCGGTCTGAACCGCTCCACCCGACCGAAGATCCTCATCGAGTGCGGCAACATGCGCAACCCGACCGAAGCCGGGCTGATGTCCTCCGACTCCGGGCAGAGGAGATACGCCCAGGGTCTGGCCGACGGGGTCTTCGAGTTCCTGCGGGGCGGCGGGTCGGCGTCCTGA
- a CDS encoding fasciclin domain-containing protein — MIIKRLAGLAVAGGLALALVACGSSSSGTAASSATSAAMASSSSAPMTSSAAPMSSAAPMSSMSSAAPMSSAAPMSSSAMASGGASDASALVGSGCAAYAKAVPSGAGSVGGMAADPVATAASNNPLLTTLVAAVSGKVNAKVNLVNTLNSGEFTVFAPVDSAFKKIDSATMTKLTTDSALLTKILTYHVIAGQLDASKIAGTHQTVEGASLTVTGSGDNIKINGTSTVICGNVKTKNATVYLIDTVLSPPAKTTS, encoded by the coding sequence ATGATCATCAAGCGTCTTGCCGGTCTCGCCGTCGCCGGGGGCCTGGCCCTCGCCCTCGTCGCCTGTGGTTCCAGCAGCAGCGGCACCGCCGCCTCGTCGGCCACCTCGGCGGCGATGGCCTCCTCGTCCTCCGCCCCGATGACATCCAGCGCGGCTCCCATGTCCAGCGCTGCCCCCATGTCGAGCATGTCCAGCGCTGCCCCCATGTCCAGCGCCGCCCCGATGTCCAGTTCGGCGATGGCCTCGGGTGGGGCGTCCGACGCATCGGCCCTGGTCGGATCAGGTTGCGCTGCCTATGCCAAGGCGGTCCCGTCGGGCGCCGGTTCGGTCGGCGGCATGGCCGCCGACCCGGTCGCCACCGCCGCGAGCAACAACCCGCTGCTCACCACGTTGGTCGCCGCCGTGTCCGGCAAGGTGAACGCCAAGGTGAACCTGGTCAACACGCTCAACTCCGGCGAGTTCACGGTGTTCGCCCCGGTCGACTCGGCCTTCAAGAAGATCGACTCGGCCACCATGACCAAGCTGACCACGGACAGCGCCCTGCTGACCAAGATCCTGACCTACCACGTCATCGCGGGCCAGCTCGACGCCTCGAAGATCGCCGGTACCCACCAGACCGTCGAGGGTGCGTCGCTGACCGTCACCGGCTCCGGCGACAACATCAAGATCAACGGCACCTCCACCGTCATCTGCGGCAACGTCAAGACCAAGAACGCCACGGTCTACCTGATCGACACCGTCCTGTCGCCGCCGGCCAAGACCACCAGCTGA
- a CDS encoding alpha/beta hydrolase family protein — MIPSPHVGALLLTPGAGGGRDNRTLVALADAVDPLPCLRMDFPYRIAGRRAPDRAPVAIAHLAEQAARFVAELGIEPDRLVLGGRSYGGRMCSMAVAQGLPAAGLVLLSYPLHPPGRPDKPRVEHFPGIKVPVLFVSGEKDPFGSPTEFAGYVGDIAGPVTQAWLPGGHDPKSDARLTAVVDEWLATL; from the coding sequence ATGATCCCCTCCCCGCACGTCGGCGCTCTCCTGCTCACCCCGGGTGCCGGAGGCGGCCGGGACAACCGCACATTGGTCGCCCTGGCGGATGCCGTCGATCCCCTGCCCTGCCTGCGAATGGACTTTCCCTACCGCATCGCCGGACGGCGCGCACCGGACCGGGCCCCGGTGGCGATCGCCCACCTGGCCGAGCAGGCGGCCCGATTCGTCGCCGAGCTGGGGATCGAGCCCGACCGGCTGGTCCTCGGGGGCCGCTCGTACGGGGGGCGGATGTGTTCGATGGCGGTCGCCCAGGGGTTGCCGGCGGCGGGTCTGGTCCTGCTGAGCTATCCGCTGCATCCGCCGGGCCGACCGGACAAGCCCCGGGTGGAGCACTTTCCGGGAATCAAGGTGCCGGTTCTGTTCGTTTCAGGGGAGAAGGATCCGTTCGGCAGCCCCACCGAGTTCGCCGGCTACGTCGGTGACATCGCGGGGCCGGTCACCCAGGCGTGGTTGCCGGGCGGTCACGACCCGAAGTCCGACGCCCGGTTGACCGCCGTCGTCGACGAGTGGCTGGCCACCCTGTGA
- a CDS encoding mycothiol transferase — protein sequence MTNSTRAVLQDAFDRVDQVVGAVTAGLTEEVGTYRPDAAANSISWLIWHLTRIQDDHLAGITGGEQVWISQGWVDRFSLPFAMEATGYGQDAEEVGAVQVPAELLAAYHSAVHENTVRYLEGLDDVELERVVDRRFDPPVTVAVRLVSVISDSLQHAGQAAYLKGLADRRG from the coding sequence ATGACGAATTCCACGCGGGCCGTGCTGCAGGACGCGTTCGACCGGGTCGACCAGGTGGTCGGGGCCGTGACCGCCGGCTTGACCGAGGAGGTCGGGACCTACCGGCCCGATGCGGCGGCCAACTCGATCAGCTGGCTGATCTGGCACCTCACCCGGATCCAGGACGACCACCTGGCCGGCATTACCGGCGGCGAGCAGGTGTGGATCAGCCAGGGCTGGGTCGACCGGTTCAGCCTGCCCTTCGCCATGGAGGCCACCGGGTACGGGCAGGACGCGGAGGAGGTCGGCGCCGTGCAGGTACCGGCCGAACTGCTGGCGGCCTACCACTCCGCGGTCCACGAGAACACGGTCCGCTACCTCGAGGGGCTCGACGACGTGGAGCTGGAACGCGTGGTCGACCGTCGCTTCGACCCGCCGGTCACCGTGGCCGTCCGGCTGGTCAGCGTCATCAGCGACTCCCTGCAGCACGCCGGACAAGCCGCATACCTGAAAGGTCTCGCCGATCGACGGGGCTGA
- a CDS encoding LysR substrate-binding domain-containing protein produces the protein MYEPDHLRTFLAVAGTLSFTRAAAELGLGQPTVSQHIRKLEASVGRPLFLRDTRTVTLTADGEAMAGFARTILAAQQEAAAYFTGSGLRGRLRFGVSDDLALTALPRILRDFRRLYPRIDLELTVGQSGNLHRRLESGHLDLAFVKHQPGDGRASVVRRDRLIWAAAEGTVLETARPVPLVVYQAPSLSRAIGVRALDAAGRSYRITCTVRGVNGVLAAVRAGLGIAVFARSLAPRDLIEVSAAALPDLGEVDFVLLTGPRAPADATTALTTAILGNNPQLAGRPDQRSDQLP, from the coding sequence GTGTACGAGCCCGATCACCTGCGGACCTTCCTCGCCGTCGCCGGGACGCTGAGCTTCACGCGCGCGGCGGCCGAACTGGGGCTGGGGCAGCCGACGGTCAGCCAGCACATCCGCAAACTCGAAGCGTCCGTGGGCCGGCCGCTGTTCCTGCGCGACACCCGGACGGTGACCCTGACCGCCGACGGTGAGGCGATGGCCGGGTTCGCCCGGACGATCCTGGCCGCCCAGCAGGAGGCGGCGGCGTACTTCACCGGGTCCGGCCTACGCGGCCGGCTGCGGTTCGGCGTCTCGGACGACCTGGCGTTGACGGCGCTGCCCCGCATCCTGCGCGATTTCCGCCGGCTCTACCCGCGGATCGACCTGGAACTGACAGTCGGGCAGAGCGGAAACCTGCATCGCCGTCTGGAGTCCGGGCACCTGGACCTGGCGTTCGTGAAACATCAACCGGGCGACGGACGGGCGTCGGTGGTCCGGCGCGACCGACTGATCTGGGCGGCGGCCGAGGGGACGGTGCTGGAAACGGCCCGCCCGGTGCCGCTGGTGGTCTACCAGGCGCCGAGCCTGAGCCGGGCGATCGGCGTCCGAGCCCTCGACGCCGCCGGCCGCTCGTACCGGATCACCTGCACCGTGCGCGGGGTCAATGGTGTGCTGGCGGCCGTCCGGGCCGGTCTCGGGATCGCCGTGTTCGCCCGCAGCCTGGCCCCGCGGGACCTGATCGAGGTGTCCGCGGCCGCGCTGCCCGACCTCGGCGAGGTCGACTTCGTCCTGCTGACCGGACCGCGAGCGCCGGCCGACGCCACGACCGCCCTGACCACCGCGATCCTGGGCAACAACCCACAACTGGCCGGCCGACCTGATCAGCGGAGCGATCAGCTGCCGTAG
- a CDS encoding MFS transporter → MSSRSTQRPVSSSDMFTSLRSGNFRIFLAGQLISNIGGWTQRIAQDWLVLTLTGSATAVGVTTALQFLPTIALGPIGGLIADRYPKRRILLITNSVMATCAGTLGLLTMEHRVTVLQIYALATILGIAVAVDNPTRQSFANDLVGPLLLRNAISLNSAVFQLGALIGPAISGVLIGAIGIGSAFLVNCGSFLAALLALSVLRPADLVITRRAPAQRGQVRAAARYLMAHPEMRYPTILAGIFSFFTMSLPVTMASFSSRVFHAGSSGFALLTSLMAAGSVVGSLLAARHGTFRLRGLVALAAALAGAQIGASSIPGLLPLGIALIGLGLCVVLFGITANATVQLAAGDHIRGRVLGLYLMVVMGAGCLGGPAVGAIDEWFGPRGGLLLGGLIPGAVTVVVGLRLARTAGIRPIPALRAGLATRTHRFRGADRAAGPERPPRSGWRRRVWP, encoded by the coding sequence TTGTCCTCCCGGTCCACTCAACGCCCCGTTTCCTCCTCCGACATGTTCACCTCGTTGCGGTCCGGCAACTTCCGGATCTTCCTGGCCGGCCAGCTGATCTCCAACATCGGCGGCTGGACGCAGCGGATCGCCCAGGACTGGCTGGTTCTCACGCTCACCGGCAGCGCGACCGCCGTCGGCGTCACGACTGCTCTGCAGTTCCTACCCACCATCGCGCTCGGACCGATCGGCGGACTGATCGCCGACCGGTACCCGAAACGTCGGATCCTGTTGATCACCAACAGCGTGATGGCCACGTGTGCCGGCACTCTCGGATTGCTGACCATGGAGCATCGGGTCACCGTGCTCCAGATCTACGCCCTGGCAACGATTCTGGGTATCGCCGTCGCAGTGGACAACCCGACCCGGCAATCGTTCGCCAACGACCTCGTCGGGCCGTTGTTGCTGCGCAACGCGATCAGCCTGAACTCCGCGGTGTTCCAGCTCGGCGCACTGATCGGGCCCGCGATCAGTGGGGTGCTGATCGGCGCGATCGGCATCGGCTCGGCGTTCCTCGTCAACTGCGGGTCGTTCCTGGCCGCCCTGCTCGCCCTGTCCGTCCTGCGGCCGGCCGACCTGGTCATCACGCGGCGTGCCCCGGCGCAGCGGGGCCAGGTCCGCGCGGCCGCCCGCTACCTGATGGCCCATCCGGAAATGCGATACCCGACCATCCTGGCCGGCATCTTCTCCTTCTTCACGATGAGCCTTCCGGTGACCATGGCCTCCTTCTCCTCCCGCGTGTTCCACGCCGGATCGTCCGGATTCGCACTGCTGACGTCACTGATGGCCGCGGGTTCGGTCGTGGGGTCACTTCTCGCCGCCCGTCACGGGACGTTCCGTCTGCGCGGGCTGGTCGCCCTGGCCGCGGCACTGGCCGGAGCGCAGATCGGCGCATCGTCGATCCCCGGTCTGCTACCCCTGGGCATCGCTCTGATCGGCCTCGGCCTGTGCGTGGTCCTGTTCGGGATCACGGCCAATGCGACGGTCCAGCTGGCCGCCGGCGACCACATCCGTGGCCGCGTACTGGGGCTGTACCTGATGGTGGTGATGGGGGCCGGCTGCCTGGGCGGCCCGGCCGTCGGCGCGATCGACGAATGGTTCGGCCCGCGCGGCGGGCTGCTCCTCGGCGGCCTGATCCCGGGCGCCGTCACCGTCGTCGTCGGTCTTCGGTTGGCCCGCACCGCGGGGATCCGCCCGATTCCCGCTCTGCGGGCCGGGCTGGCCACCAGGACTCACCGCTTCAGGGGAGCAGACCGCGCTGCCGGGCCAGAGCGACCGCCTCGGTCCGGGTGGCGGCGCCGAGTTTGGCCATGA
- a CDS encoding helix-turn-helix transcriptional regulator, with protein MPRPTTSPGAARAESTLPGAAPAESTPRRLIGRQAELTELIDRSVSSSEPTITLLSGDAGTGKTRLLQEVGVKASAAGGLSLFGSCVQVGDFGLPYLPIIDALRAVEADPDGAQVLQQEAAVRPALARLLPQLVGGPAPTAPGSDGLAQGQLFEALRRVLTALAETRPVLLVIEDVHWADRSTRDLIAFLARTLRTGRIAVIASYRSDDLHRRHPLRPLLAEMARLPHVRRINLGPLGRDEVAQLLEQLSGAPVDPQLLERVFARSEGNAFFAEELARARAGGPPGRLPDELVDVLLSRVEDLGPAGREAVRAAAVAGRRVGHDLLLAAAGTPDIEDGLREAVEAGLMISDGDTYAFRHALYQEAVYGDLLPGERVRRHARFAQVLADGVDPSVGPAERAHHLLASHDLPGALRASVDAAAAAEAMAAPAEALRHLEQAVSLLDRVGDAGGRLDLLRRAAEAASNSGDTARAMAFGSAAVTEADACGADVMVRAQVRERLARLAFEADQSGDRPSREALELLPDATALRARALATRARAMFDGKSLEMAAEMLAEAVRIAEQTGADMIAADALVTLSLMARRGLLPAAGAPAMIDALPMTTGPEGLDIRVRTLRFLSAQLMEDGDLEGAFAAAQEGVDLTDRAGLVWSSYGLDLRLMRGWVLAATGDWDQVLADSLAAVYAPTEPGRVLATQAVGVLVGRGDPEAERLLARLRGTGDHYAELQLDLAEVDQRLLQGRPAEALALARACAAQLVEDGWGTEKLLLAARQAAALADLATGAGKGRSEPGADLAEQARALADEMDAVPLTPASSGPLGRSWRLRLRAEADRANGADTAGQWLQVRTAAVDAGRVPDQAYAGIHAARLLLSGGERDRAADLLRVAEAQASQLGAAPMLEQIAELARRGRLDLRPTAAVQPTGSPLTARETEVLTLVATGRSNRQVGQELFISDKTASVHLSRVMAKLGAATRTEAVALARQRGLLP; from the coding sequence GTGCCCCGCCCGACCACATCCCCCGGCGCTGCGCGCGCCGAGTCGACCCTCCCCGGTGCTGCGCCGGCCGAGTCGACCCCGCGGCGGTTGATCGGACGCCAGGCCGAGCTGACCGAGTTGATCGACCGTTCGGTCAGCTCGTCCGAGCCGACGATCACCCTGCTGTCCGGTGACGCCGGCACCGGCAAGACCCGGTTGCTGCAGGAGGTCGGCGTCAAAGCCAGCGCCGCCGGCGGCCTCAGCCTGTTCGGGTCGTGCGTGCAGGTCGGCGACTTCGGCCTGCCCTACCTGCCGATCATCGACGCGTTGCGCGCGGTGGAGGCGGATCCGGACGGCGCGCAGGTGCTGCAGCAGGAGGCCGCGGTCCGGCCCGCCCTGGCCCGGCTCCTCCCGCAGCTGGTCGGTGGGCCGGCCCCGACTGCCCCGGGGTCGGACGGGCTGGCCCAGGGGCAGTTGTTCGAGGCCCTGCGTCGAGTATTGACCGCCCTGGCCGAGACCCGGCCGGTGCTCCTCGTCATCGAGGACGTGCACTGGGCCGACCGGAGCACCCGCGACCTGATCGCCTTCCTGGCCCGGACCCTGCGGACCGGCCGGATTGCCGTGATCGCCAGCTACCGCAGCGATGACCTGCACCGGCGGCACCCGCTCCGGCCGTTGCTGGCCGAGATGGCCCGACTGCCTCATGTCCGGCGGATCAACCTCGGTCCGCTCGGCCGGGACGAGGTGGCGCAGCTGCTGGAGCAACTGTCCGGCGCCCCGGTCGATCCGCAACTGCTCGAGCGGGTGTTCGCACGCAGCGAGGGCAACGCGTTCTTCGCGGAGGAACTCGCCCGGGCGCGGGCCGGTGGCCCGCCGGGCCGGCTGCCCGACGAGCTGGTCGACGTCCTGCTCAGCCGGGTCGAGGACCTCGGACCGGCCGGTCGGGAGGCGGTCCGGGCGGCCGCGGTGGCCGGCCGCCGGGTCGGGCACGACCTCCTGCTGGCCGCGGCGGGTACGCCGGACATCGAGGACGGGCTGCGGGAGGCGGTCGAGGCCGGGCTGATGATCAGCGACGGGGACACGTACGCGTTCCGGCACGCGCTCTACCAGGAGGCGGTCTACGGCGACCTGTTGCCGGGGGAGCGGGTGCGTCGTCATGCCCGGTTCGCCCAGGTGCTGGCGGACGGGGTCGACCCCAGCGTCGGTCCGGCCGAACGGGCCCACCACCTGCTGGCCAGTCACGACCTGCCCGGCGCCCTGCGGGCATCGGTCGATGCCGCCGCCGCGGCGGAGGCCATGGCCGCACCGGCCGAGGCGCTGCGTCATCTGGAGCAGGCGGTGTCGTTGCTGGACCGGGTCGGGGATGCCGGCGGCCGCCTGGATCTGCTGCGCCGCGCGGCCGAGGCCGCCTCGAACAGCGGCGACACGGCCCGGGCGATGGCCTTCGGGTCGGCCGCGGTGACCGAGGCGGACGCCTGCGGAGCCGACGTCATGGTGCGGGCGCAGGTGCGGGAACGCCTCGCGCGCCTGGCGTTCGAGGCCGACCAGAGTGGCGATCGACCGTCGCGGGAGGCCCTTGAGCTCCTGCCGGACGCGACCGCGCTGCGGGCGCGGGCCCTGGCCACCCGGGCCCGGGCGATGTTCGACGGCAAGAGCCTGGAAATGGCGGCCGAGATGCTGGCCGAGGCCGTCCGGATCGCGGAGCAGACCGGTGCGGACATGATCGCGGCCGACGCCCTGGTCACCCTGAGTCTGATGGCCCGGCGCGGGCTCCTCCCGGCCGCCGGGGCGCCGGCCATGATCGACGCCCTTCCCATGACGACCGGTCCGGAGGGCCTCGACATCCGGGTCAGGACGCTGCGATTCCTGTCCGCGCAGCTGATGGAGGACGGGGATCTCGAAGGCGCGTTCGCCGCGGCGCAGGAAGGGGTCGACCTGACCGATCGGGCGGGGTTGGTCTGGAGTTCCTATGGCCTGGACCTGCGGCTGATGCGCGGCTGGGTGCTCGCCGCGACCGGTGACTGGGATCAGGTGCTGGCCGACAGCCTGGCCGCGGTCTACGCGCCGACCGAACCCGGACGGGTCCTGGCCACCCAGGCCGTCGGGGTACTCGTTGGCCGTGGCGATCCGGAAGCCGAACGCCTGCTGGCCCGATTGCGCGGCACCGGCGACCACTACGCCGAGCTCCAACTCGATCTGGCCGAGGTCGATCAACGCCTGCTCCAGGGCCGTCCCGCGGAGGCCCTGGCGCTGGCCCGGGCCTGTGCGGCGCAACTCGTCGAGGACGGCTGGGGTACCGAGAAGCTGTTGCTGGCCGCCCGGCAGGCGGCGGCCCTGGCCGACCTGGCCACCGGAGCCGGCAAGGGCAGGTCCGAGCCCGGCGCCGACCTCGCCGAGCAGGCAAGGGCGCTGGCCGACGAGATGGATGCGGTGCCGCTCACCCCCGCGTCCAGTGGGCCATTGGGCCGGTCCTGGCGGCTCCGGCTGCGGGCCGAAGCCGACCGGGCGAACGGCGCCGACACGGCCGGGCAATGGCTGCAGGTCCGGACGGCCGCGGTGGACGCGGGCCGGGTGCCCGACCAGGCCTACGCCGGCATCCACGCGGCCCGCCTGTTGCTGTCGGGCGGGGAGCGGGACCGCGCCGCCGATCTGCTCCGGGTTGCCGAGGCCCAGGCGTCACAGCTCGGTGCCGCCCCGATGCTGGAGCAGATCGCCGAGTTGGCCCGGCGGGGGCGCCTCGACCTGCGGCCCACCGCCGCCGTGCAACCGACCGGGTCGCCGCTGACGGCCCGCGAGACCGAGGTGCTGACCCTGGTGGCCACCGGGCGGTCGAACCGTCAGGTCGGGCAGGAACTGTTCATCTCCGACAAGACGGCGAGCGTGCATCTGAGCCGCGTCATGGCCAAACTCGGCGCCGCCACCCGGACCGAGGCGGTCGCTCTGGCCCGGCAGCGCGGTCTGCTCCCCTGA